The sequence ACGTCTAAATTCTGAGGATTCTGAAATTTGCACTTAATTCCGCGAACTCTAGAAATCTCCCATAGAGGCAAAAGAAATATAGACATGCACGGGATAAAAAATGAACGAAGTAGTGTATGGCTTAATTGACCAATTTGCAATGATACCTTCTTAGACTTGTGGAATAAGTTGTGTTCCGGCAACTGTTAAAACTAGAGGGCTGCAAAGAAAATTGAGTGGCATTAATTTCTTGAGTCATTTTTACAAGCCTTGATGTGTAGACAATTGTCATATTCTTTCTGCTTTAACAATTCAGAGTAAGGTTACATCAAGTTTACCAATCTGAGTTCTTAATATAATATTTTAGTTAGTTAATAGTtacaatagacccttatggtccggcccttcctcggaccccgcgcatagcgggagcttagtgcaccgggctgcccttttctTTTACTAGCTCATGTCAAATAGTAATAAGAGGACTCCTCTAGCTTCCTTATTAAAAAAAAGACTCTAGCTCTTCTCAAGAAAGCATATGGTCTTGGGAAGCTCTGAACATCTTATTTATGCACAGTTTTTCGGGTGTTACGATGATAGGTTGCAACCAACTGTGGTGCCTGATATAGGATTTCTATAATTTGTCCCGAAATGTCTTACAGAAGGAAAAAGTGGAGCTCAGCTCTTAGATGATAGCTGGTATTCTTGATGTTCGAACAGTTCTGTTCCAGTAATGAAACAGAAAAGTCAACAAGGTTCTTTAGCTCTTCACTACGGAGAATCAGTGCACCTGCAAATGGCACATGTGCAAAGCCCTAGTTCATGGAGGAGAGCTgaagaaaaactaaaattcttTTTAGTCCTTTGTCATGTCCTGGTGGATATTGAGCTATATGTTGTTGTTTCCCTCAATTTGTCAGGATGATATATTGATGGAACGGATTTTTGTTATTGGTATGCGAGGCTAACTGTCTGATTTGAAAGTTGATGCCTCTTTCTTGATCAATATCATCTTAACATTCACTTGTGTGGCAGGTCTGCACTCAACGATCTTGGAAACGGCCTTATGGTGTTGGCCTGCTTGTTGGTGGGCTGGATGAGTCTGGTGCTCACCTTTATTACAATTGCCCTAGTGGTAACTACTTCGAGTATCAAGCTTTTGCCATTGGATCTCGATCACAAGCTGCCAAAACCTACTTGGAACGTAGGTTTGAGACTTTCATGGATTCTTCATGGGAAAGCCTGCTTAAGGACGCACTCTTTGCACTGAGAGAAACTTTGCAAGGAGAAAAACTAACAAGCACCAATTGCACGGTCGCAGTGGTAGGAGTAGGAGAGGCTTTCCATATGTTGGACAAGGAAACTATACAAGCATTGATCAATGAATTTGAGATAGCTGGTGAAGAAGCTCCTGCTGCAGCCCCAGATGAAGCTGGTAGTGATGAACCGGCAGCAGCACCTGAAGAGGGTGCGCCTGCTGATCAGGGAGCTGCCCCGATGGATATTTGATGATGTTATGTCCTCCTTTAGGCCTCTCTTCTTTCATATTCAGAGATTTCTTGTTAGAATATTGAGATTTTGTGTGGCACAATGGGTAATATTTTCTGCTTGGATGTTTTATTACGCAATCTTGCTTTACTTTGGTCCAATCATGCTTCTGAAGTTGAACTATAAACAGTTATATATGACTTTGTTGGGTTAGAGCTCTCTCTCTCCGTGTTTTTCTTTGTTATGCACAATTCATTTTCTTCTGTCAGTAACTGTCGATGAAATGACAACATGACCTTCCTACTTCACTATAACTCCATAAGCAACTGACCAAATCTTTAGGTTACTCTTTCTTGTCCTTGTCTGGTCAAGAATTGGGAGGACAGCTGCTTGTAGTAATGGTTCGCCTAAACTGTAGAGATTTTGAGGTAGGGGTGGTGTATTAGTTTGTTAAGTTTGGAGATGAGGGAAACTTATGACTATGGTTGAATGAGAGCTTATCGTTATGTTTAATTCACAAGTTTGAGTAGGTTATATATGAAAGGAAAAGAATGTGTGTATTTGTTAGACGTGCATGTTACCTCCATGTGGTGTACAGAAACAAGCTGACAGACCCCTTTGTAGTTTTAAAAGCCAAGTATTTTACCTCCACTAATTGGTTTCTGATCAAATTTCAGATTAGAACTGTCGCCGGAGAACCTCATATATAATAAAACTAAACACCTTGAGGTATTACATATTCTATTCACATCCACTTGTGCAGTATAATTGCAATTTGTTGTCATGATATCCGAAGCTAATGCAATAATTACAAGTGTCTCTTCCAATAGGTAAAGTTAATGGGATATATTGTAAAATTTCCATAGTgccttaaaaaaatatatgtgtcgaCTAGCTCTATATTTGAATTCCTTATCTTCAGTTCAGAGCTGTACAACGTATTTGGACTTTCATCGTTGTAAATCTGGGCTAGTTCTATGAATGGTTATGATTTCTCATCAACTCCAGATGCAATGCCATCAATCATCATCGTCACCTTACTTGGTGGGGTTTGTGAGCTCTTCTATAATTATTAAGCGAGTGCTTCTGCGTGGGTCTTCGATACagaccatcttcatttgcttttttctatttgttctttcCATTGTTGCTTAAATGGATTTCAATTATTATTCCATATTATTTCTAGTGGTACCAACGGACGGATAAATTTCTTGTTTTGCAAATCTCCATACGGGCTTTTGTTTAGAGATTTCAACTTCATCTTATATTACTATACTTGGGCGAATTTCTTGTTAAGCAAATTGCTGAATGAGCTTTAGTTTAGTGATCAAAACTTCATCTTATAGTACTTAAGTGCAGGATTCTAATCGCACCATGGGCCATTCCTCACTGccaaaaaagttaaaaaagaaagaaaaatgcatCCGTTCGAGTCAGAGAACCACCGTTCTACTTGAATATCATTTCTAATAGCTCGTTATAAAAAGGAAGATGCATGTTCTGGTCGTGGATTGTACAAACTAGGTTCAATCAAGTTCATCGAGCTACAACTCAGAGAAGCAGGACGAAGGGATAGAAGCTTTGATTCTCTGCTCTATGGCATTTGAATGCAGTGTACATAAAACTGCATCACGATATTTGAATTAAATTGGACATCTGGATTCAATAATAGGAACCTCGTTCAACATTTCTTCTTGAAAAGTCAAATAGCAGGAGTAGGCACTTAAAAAACACAGTGCTGCTCTTTTTTcctttgtcctttttcttttgaGTGGGAGGGGGGAAGGGAGGAGAGGTTTCGGCTGGAGGGAGAAGAAACCTCGTAACGATAGAACAAAATCACTCTTATATATCACAAGACTCACAACAAGCATTTGCTTGGCTCTGGAATGGAGATTCCCTTTGTCTGCATTTGTTTGTACATCCATTGCCAGTTTTCAGGAGTCACCTCACCCCCAAGAGATCGAATCACAGACCCACCGCTGCAAGAACCAACCCGGCAACATTCCTCCAGTGGCAGCCCTCGTACCAATCCATACAAAAACCCACTTGCAAACAGATCTCCTGCACCTGTAGCATCTGTTACTTTTGCCTCGCCAATTGCTGGAACACGGACTAACTGAAAACCAAAATACTTCATCTTTGTTAACCAAACCAACACTAAGTTACAATGGTAAAATCAACAGCGACAAAATGCTACTAAGTTTGCTAGCAAACCTACTCTATGAATGACAAAGAATCACTAAGTTGAGGcatttgaaagaagaaaaaaaggactTCATCTTTCGGTAATTGGATGCATATCCAGAAAAAAGGTCCTTTCCTAAAGCATTTTTTGCTGCTAGTGGGAAGGATAAGAGATACCTCTTTCCCATGTTTTGCCATGCACCCATTTTGTGCTAAGGTTACAACAGCCCACTTGCAATGTTTAGCCAGAAATTCAAGTGCTGCCTCAGGATCTGCATTGTCTTCACCTCTGCACCAAATGTTGAAAAGACATGGAGCTTCATTTGCATGAACTGCATGAACGTTATATCTCAATATAATATCTCAGTTTCAATCCAAGGACAGGTAATCACCTTAGCAGCTCAGTTGCTTCATCCTCATTTGCAAAGCAAAGGTCTATGTTCCCTGACTCCAGTAATTCAATTAGAGGTAATTTAAACTTCCTCACCATCTGCCATATATTACGAATATCAGAAAGGCACCAAAACCAAAAATGGAGAAGATCACAAATCCTTTTGCTGAGTAACAGGAAAAATCAGACACATTTCAACAGAAACGAAGAAATATGAGTTCCATTCAAACTTTGAGTTATTTTTAAGCGTCTCCAATTGTTATCTCATGAAATTTTGTTTTCTACAGACAGCTCAAATGCAGAGTACGAAATAAGATCTCCGTATCATTTGAGAAGACAGATAATCATTCCGCTTCAAAAACTCAAagcaaataatgaaatgccaAGCTTCTGATAACACCATGTAGCCTATGTGAACAATTACCTCAAAGCTGGCTAGATCAAGCGATACAAAAAGGCCTTCTTCCTTTGCAATTTTGATGGCTGCCTTAATAACTTCTATATTCAGTATGGCATATCTCAGCACCAACCACTGTTACAAAACAAAGGCAAATAAGTAAGAAATACTAAATGCTACAAATTTCCCAGAGTTGTCCTCCAGCAAGTAATAACAGGAAAAGCAAGTTTGTGGTAGATACTAAAAAGATTTCATAAATGGATACAAGAACTCAAATTACTGGGTACAAATACAATATCGTAATAACTAATTTATAAGAAATGATGGAGACAAGAAGTTCAAGAAGCAAACAAGAGTTCAGCATATCAAATAAGGGAATCCTCACCTTGGAACCTTTGAAGTCCTCTCTTTTCAGTTCATCTGCCTGATAAGCAAGGAAATAATAAGATATGCTTAAGATCACTTTGCTTAATATTTTGCACGCCATTTAGAATCATTAGTCACCACTAAATTCGACGAGATAAAAGTGGCAAGCACCTGAACTTTCACAGAGCTAGAGAGACAGGGACGCATTGTACGATTGCCAATTTCATCAACCAGACAAACACACTGTACATCAGAAATACACAGTTTTGAATACCCGGGAATTATCTATATACATAATCCTAGTATCCAACAAGTGTGTTCACCTGAGCTGTAGTTCCATTCTTTAATCTCAATCTTGAGATATCCACTTTGTAAAAGCCCATGTTGCTCATGAATAATTTACCTTCTTCATCATTGCCACAAGCCCCAATGATTCCACAACTAATCCCAAAGCCAGCAGCCAACCCTCTAATTGTATTTGCAACACTGCCCCCAGCTATGGTCTTCAATGGAGATTCATCATCAGTAGAAGGAAGGATATGGGAATTAAGCTCGTTGAGTATATGCTTCAACTCATCAACTGCAACCTTCAGTTATCaaaggaaaacaaatgaaaaaagaagcAAAACTCTTAGAACTAGTTAATCAGACTCCTCTTTAAAACAATTAAGGACATTCCTAGCAAACATAATATTTCATGGCCTGTAGTTTACACACATTTTTAGGTAACTATTATGCCTCACTTAGTTGTTAAGGGTAAGATAAGCCAAACAACTACGCCACAACTATCTGCTATAAGAATCTTCTGTATCCAATAAGTGTTCACAGCAGTATCCAGAGTTAACAGTATGATCTCTGAATTTGGAACTGTTTGCAAATAAGCAGAGTTAACAGTAAACTATACAACAATATAATTTTTGAACAAATGAAACCCACATGGATTAGATAAAAGGGAGAATTTTCGACAGAATGGAAAATGCATTTTTTCAACTCTCTGTCGGTCCAATCCCGAATGCCATATAACCCTGTTTTCAGTCTCAGATTGACTGTAGAAGTAAAATCCGGAAAGGTTACTTAATCAATCAACAACTTATAATGTTGAATTCTAGAATCACATATGAAAGGTATAAACTTTATGATATACGAACAACCGAGATCATCTCACTCACTTAAGAAGACACTATTCGGATTCTGCGATACATCAA is a genomic window of Nicotiana tabacum cultivar K326 chromosome 16, ASM71507v2, whole genome shotgun sequence containing:
- the LOC107822157 gene encoding proteasome subunit alpha type-1-B, with the translated sequence MFRNQYDTDVTTWSPAGRLFQVEYAMEAVKQGSAAIGLRSKTHVILACVNKANSELSSHQKKIFKVDDHIGVAIAGLTADGRVLSRYMRNECINYSYAYESPLPVGRLVVQLADKAQVCTQRSWKRPYGVGLLVGGLDESGAHLYYNCPSGNYFEYQAFAIGSRSQAAKTYLERRFETFMDSSWESLLKDALFALRETLQGEKLTSTNCTVAVVGVGEAFHMLDKETIQALINEFEIAGEEAPAAAPDEAGSDEPAAAPEEGAPADQGAAPMDI
- the LOC107822147 gene encoding uncharacterized protein LOC107822147 — translated: MGIEIRPANSDSEIGSAPVVVGLQPFALVDHIAKVDWSLLSQIPGERGGSFPVAVDELKHILNELNSHILPSTDDESPLKTIAGGSVANTIRGLAAGFGISCGIIGACGNDEEGKLFMSNMGFYKVDISRLRLKNGTTAQCVCLVDEIGNRTMRPCLSSSVKVQADELKREDFKGSKWLVLRYAILNIEVIKAAIKIAKEEGLFVSLDLASFEMVRKFKLPLIELLESGNIDLCFANEDEATELLRGEDNADPEAALEFLAKHCKWAVVTLAQNGCMAKHGKELVRVPAIGEAKVTDATGAGDLFASGFLYGLVRGLPLEECCRVGSCSGGSVIRSLGGEVTPENWQWMYKQMQTKGISIPEPSKCLL